In a single window of the Longimicrobiaceae bacterium genome:
- a CDS encoding ATP-binding protein — protein MRLFTEAGPPSLRREIVLWYSLVLLAALGAFTVVTYVLLQRTLERTGAASLREAAEYTERVNIPFGMPRVLLSEEQGRVQMESGEQIDVLQRRLRLADGREVVITASRGTEIERLALGSFRFIALLVIPLTALLAALGGWALLERLLDPLARLVDTTRSIEIGDLSRRVAEPERPAELNELARSFNGMLTRLERAVQALRRFTSDASHELRTPLTSIKGTIQVALVRERSADELARTLEEVLEETEWMLQLVDGLLTLAQGEEGGLQIEATEVDLSALLEDVAEVGMALAREKPIAVETRVPPRLVVEGSAGSLRQVFLNLVSNAVKFTERGSVTITAAEIEGGPIPGESEGERNGAAEARNWVEVRVRDTGIGIAPEELPRVFDRFYRADAARSRPGGTGLGLAIANLLVELHGGKLDVWSRPGEGSEFRVQLPKRALRRIGSGDARNHEDAR, from the coding sequence ATGAGGCTCTTCACCGAGGCCGGCCCTCCGTCGCTGCGGAGGGAGATCGTCCTCTGGTATTCGCTGGTGCTGCTCGCCGCCCTGGGCGCGTTCACCGTCGTCACCTACGTGCTTCTGCAGCGGACGCTCGAGCGGACCGGGGCCGCCTCGTTGCGTGAAGCCGCCGAGTACACGGAGCGCGTCAACATTCCCTTCGGCATGCCGCGCGTGCTCCTTTCCGAGGAGCAGGGCCGCGTACAGATGGAGAGCGGCGAGCAGATCGACGTGCTGCAGCGCCGACTGCGCCTCGCCGACGGGCGAGAGGTGGTGATCACCGCCTCTCGCGGAACGGAGATCGAGCGATTGGCGCTGGGATCCTTCCGGTTCATCGCGCTGCTGGTCATCCCCCTTACCGCCCTGCTGGCCGCCCTCGGCGGCTGGGCACTGCTGGAACGACTCCTCGACCCCCTCGCCCGCCTCGTCGACACCACGCGCAGCATCGAGATCGGAGACCTATCTCGACGGGTCGCGGAGCCCGAACGCCCCGCCGAGCTGAACGAGCTCGCCCGCTCCTTCAACGGCATGCTCACGCGGCTCGAGCGCGCGGTGCAGGCGCTGCGACGCTTCACCTCCGACGCCAGTCACGAGCTGCGAACCCCCCTCACGTCGATCAAGGGCACGATCCAGGTCGCGCTCGTGCGCGAGCGCAGCGCCGACGAGCTGGCCCGTACGCTGGAGGAGGTGCTCGAGGAGACGGAGTGGATGCTACAGCTCGTGGATGGCCTGCTGACCCTCGCCCAGGGCGAGGAGGGCGGTCTGCAGATCGAGGCGACCGAGGTCGATCTCTCCGCGCTGCTCGAGGACGTGGCCGAGGTTGGGATGGCGCTTGCGCGGGAGAAGCCGATCGCCGTGGAAACCCGCGTGCCGCCCCGCCTCGTGGTGGAGGGATCCGCCGGCAGCCTGCGGCAGGTGTTCCTCAACCTGGTGTCGAACGCGGTGAAGTTCACCGAGCGCGGCTCGGTCACCATCACCGCCGCCGAGATCGAGGGGGGCCCGATCCCCGGCGAGAGCGAGGGAGAGAGGAACGGCGCGGCCGAGGCGAGGAATTGGGTGGAGGTGCGGGTTCGCGACACCGGCATCGGCATCGCCCCAGAAGAGCTGCCGCGCGTCTTCGACCGCTTCTACCGGGCGGATGCGGCGCGCTCACGCCCCGGCGGGACAGGCCTGGGCCTGGCCATCGCCAACCTGCTGGTGGAGTTGCACGGGGGAAAGCTGGACGTCTGGAGCCGCCCGGGTGAGGGCAGCGAGTTCCGCGTGCAGCTTCCTAAGAGGGCACTACGACGGATAGGCAGCGGGGACGCCCGCAATCACGAAGACGCCCGGTGA
- a CDS encoding response regulator transcription factor yields the protein MRILIVEDNPRILGFLKKGLSEEGYIVETATDGDEGFERARTERFDAAVVDVMLPGRSGIDLVRGLRAEGSALPILLLTALGRPEEKVHGLDAGADDYLTKPFDFSELSARLRALLRRASGAPAPTLRVGELELDPARRQVTLQGEPVQLTPKEYSLLEYLLRNPNRPLSRSMIMEHVWGIRFDPGTNVVDVFINSLRNKLDPEHELIQTVRGVGYMLSSPEEE from the coding sequence GTGCGCATACTCATCGTCGAGGACAACCCCAGGATTTTGGGATTTTTGAAGAAGGGCCTATCCGAGGAGGGTTACATCGTGGAGACGGCCACCGACGGAGACGAGGGCTTCGAGCGGGCGCGGACGGAGCGCTTCGACGCCGCCGTGGTGGACGTGATGCTGCCGGGCCGCAGCGGGATCGATCTCGTGCGTGGGCTGCGGGCGGAGGGAAGCGCGTTGCCGATCCTGCTGCTCACCGCACTGGGACGCCCCGAGGAGAAGGTCCATGGCCTCGACGCCGGTGCCGACGACTACCTGACCAAGCCGTTCGACTTCAGCGAGCTCTCCGCGCGCCTGCGAGCGCTCCTCCGCCGGGCCAGTGGAGCGCCCGCCCCGACGCTGCGCGTGGGCGAGCTCGAGCTCGACCCGGCTCGGCGCCAGGTTACCCTGCAGGGAGAGCCGGTCCAGCTCACCCCCAAGGAATATTCCCTGCTGGAGTACCTGCTCAGAAATCCCAACCGCCCTCTTTCGCGGTCGATGATCATGGAACACGTCTGGGGAATCCGCTTCGATCCCGGGACCAACGTGGTCGACGTGTTCATCAACTCCCTGCGTAACAAGCTCGACCCCGAACACGAGCTGATTCAGACGGTGCGCGGGGTCGGCTACATGCTGAGCTCGCCCGAGGAGGAATGA
- a CDS encoding trypsin-like peptidase domain-containing protein: MYKMLRKAVLPTVLVLGIGGAATAIDAFEDPIPALDAQAAATTPDAAPDALSQAFRSAARSVIPAVVHVQVESAPRNVSRVPEEFRDFPFDFFFRFPDVPPVPQRGSGSGFIISSDGYVLTNNHVVEDADRVTVTLTDNRVFDAEVVGRDPSTDVAVLKIEAEDLPTVKLGNSDALEVGDWVLALGYPLSLGETVTAGIVSATGRSIGIMARNQDGRNQNPNAPSPLEHFIQTDAAINPGNSGGPLINLNGEVVGINSAIASPTGVYAGYGFAVPIQLAKRVADDLIEYGVVHRPKLGVRISDLNAADVKVFKLPSAAGVKVASEPESPAREAGVRMGDVIVAVDGVPVSDASDLMAQIARRQPGDEVTLDIIRYGDRERVKVKLGAFESTPVRRTSSRSSDGDSVGRLGFAVTELTPGLAQREGFDSPGGLIITGVEPGSSVPPALVGMRIKQINGEEIRTIEDLRAVANKIEPGDAVSVIAESPDGEAIIMNYQTR; encoded by the coding sequence ATGTACAAAATGCTACGCAAGGCAGTACTGCCGACGGTGCTGGTACTGGGAATCGGCGGGGCGGCGACGGCGATCGACGCCTTCGAGGATCCGATTCCCGCGCTTGACGCGCAGGCGGCAGCAACGACGCCTGACGCGGCTCCGGACGCGCTGTCGCAAGCCTTCCGGAGCGCGGCGCGGTCGGTCATTCCGGCGGTTGTGCACGTGCAGGTGGAATCGGCCCCACGTAACGTCAGCCGGGTGCCGGAGGAGTTCCGGGATTTCCCCTTTGACTTCTTCTTCCGTTTCCCCGATGTACCTCCGGTTCCGCAGCGGGGTAGCGGCTCGGGATTCATCATCAGCAGCGACGGCTACGTCCTCACCAACAATCACGTGGTCGAGGATGCCGACCGCGTGACGGTGACGCTCACCGACAACCGCGTGTTCGACGCGGAGGTGGTGGGGCGAGATCCCAGCACGGACGTCGCCGTGCTGAAGATCGAAGCGGAGGACCTCCCCACCGTGAAGCTCGGCAACTCCGACGCGCTCGAGGTGGGGGACTGGGTGCTTGCGCTCGGTTATCCGTTGTCGCTGGGCGAGACGGTGACGGCCGGGATCGTCAGCGCGACCGGTCGGAGCATCGGCATCATGGCGCGGAATCAGGACGGGCGGAATCAGAACCCGAATGCGCCTTCGCCGCTTGAACACTTCATCCAGACGGACGCCGCGATCAACCCCGGTAACTCCGGAGGACCGCTCATCAACCTCAACGGTGAGGTGGTGGGCATCAACAGCGCAATCGCTTCGCCGACCGGCGTCTATGCTGGTTACGGGTTTGCCGTTCCGATCCAGCTCGCCAAGCGGGTGGCGGACGACCTGATCGAGTACGGCGTGGTTCATCGGCCCAAGCTCGGGGTTCGCATCTCGGACCTGAACGCGGCCGACGTGAAGGTCTTCAAGCTGCCCAGCGCCGCGGGCGTGAAGGTGGCGAGTGAGCCCGAGAGCCCGGCGCGTGAGGCGGGCGTGCGGATGGGGGACGTGATCGTGGCGGTGGACGGCGTGCCGGTGTCCGACGCCAGCGATCTCATGGCGCAGATCGCGCGACGTCAACCCGGCGACGAGGTGACCCTCGACATCATTCGCTATGGCGATCGTGAGCGGGTGAAGGTGAAGCTGGGAGCCTTCGAGTCGACGCCAGTGCGACGGACGAGCTCCCGCTCGTCGGACGGTGATTCCGTGGGTCGACTCGGATTCGCGGTCACCGAGCTCACGCCCGGGCTGGCTCAGCGAGAGGGCTTCGATTCCCCCGGCGGCCTGATCATCACCGGTGTGGAGCCGGGTAGCTCGGTGCCCCCCGCTCTCGTCGGAATGCGCATCAAGCAGATCAACGGCGAGGAGATCCGCACGATCGAGGATCTGCGCGCTGTGGCCAACAAGATCGAGCCGGGTGACGCGGTCTCGGTGATCGCCGAGTCCCCCGATGGCGAGGCGATTATCATGAACTACCAGACCCGGTAG
- a CDS encoding inorganic diphosphatase, with translation MMIHPWHDLEPGTNVPDEMTVVVEIPRGSRNKYELNKKTGLFQLDRVLYSAVHYPGDYGFFPRTYALDDDPLDALVMVTVPTFPGCLIDVRPIGLFRMRDKDEMDEKVLCVPTSDPLYDGYDDIADVPGHFLREVEHFFSIYKDLEGGRVHPLGWEDAKGARAAINDAVARYTLRQRRDEIEQYAFESPRKGLEL, from the coding sequence ATGATGATTCATCCCTGGCACGACCTGGAACCCGGCACCAACGTCCCCGACGAGATGACGGTGGTGGTGGAGATTCCCAGGGGTAGCCGCAACAAATACGAGCTCAACAAGAAGACGGGCCTGTTCCAGCTAGACCGCGTGCTGTACAGCGCCGTTCACTATCCCGGCGACTACGGCTTCTTCCCGCGGACCTATGCGCTGGACGACGACCCGCTGGACGCGCTGGTGATGGTCACCGTACCCACCTTTCCAGGGTGCCTGATCGACGTGCGTCCGATCGGGCTCTTCCGCATGCGGGACAAGGACGAGATGGACGAGAAGGTGCTGTGCGTCCCCACCAGCGACCCGCTCTACGACGGCTACGACGACATCGCCGACGTGCCGGGGCATTTCCTGCGCGAGGTGGAGCATTTCTTCTCCATCTACAAGGACCTCGAGGGGGGTCGGGTTCACCCACTGGGGTGGGAAGACGCGAAAGGCGCTCGCGCCGCCATCAACGACGCCGTTGCCCGCTACACCCTCCGGCAGCGTCGCGACGAGATCGAGCAGTACGCCTTCGAGAGCCCGAGAAAAGGGCTGGAGCTGTAA
- a CDS encoding deoxyribonuclease IV translates to MLLGAHVSIAGGLRNAPVRAAEIGATAIQIFTKQANRWADPVLDPEEVRAFRAGIDEVGIRFVCAHDSYLINLATPDPVLRERSYASFRAELERCRELGLDAVVTHPGNATDGDRERGIAQNAELIARALAEVDGKTQVLIETTAGTGQALGSRFEEIAELRARIPEAVRGRVGVCMDSCHVYAAGYDLALHYDAVMEEFDRVIGLAHLGLFHLNDSQKPLGSRRDRHTDIGEGTLGDEPFRRLMNDPRFAHLPKVLETPKGDDHTAADRRNLQRLRSYAR, encoded by the coding sequence GTGCTGCTGGGTGCTCACGTTTCGATTGCCGGGGGGCTTCGCAACGCCCCGGTGCGGGCGGCGGAGATCGGCGCGACCGCCATCCAGATCTTCACCAAACAGGCGAACCGCTGGGCGGATCCTGTACTCGACCCCGAGGAGGTGCGCGCCTTCCGCGCCGGGATCGATGAGGTCGGGATCCGCTTCGTCTGTGCGCACGATTCCTACCTGATCAACCTGGCGACTCCCGATCCCGTCCTGCGCGAGCGGTCGTACGCCTCCTTCCGGGCGGAGCTCGAGCGCTGTCGCGAGCTGGGGCTGGACGCGGTGGTCACCCACCCGGGGAACGCCACCGACGGCGACCGCGAGCGCGGCATCGCGCAGAACGCGGAGCTGATCGCGCGAGCTCTCGCGGAGGTCGACGGCAAGACGCAGGTACTGATCGAGACGACCGCGGGCACTGGCCAGGCGCTCGGCTCGAGGTTCGAGGAGATCGCCGAGCTGCGCGCTCGGATCCCGGAGGCGGTGCGCGGTCGGGTCGGCGTTTGCATGGACAGCTGCCACGTCTACGCCGCCGGGTACGACCTGGCGCTCCACTACGACGCGGTGATGGAGGAGTTCGACCGCGTGATCGGACTCGCCCACCTGGGCCTCTTCCATCTGAACGACTCGCAGAAGCCGCTCGGCAGTCGCCGCGACCGTCACACCGACATCGGCGAGGGCACCCTGGGCGACGAGCCCTTCCGCCGCCTCATGAACGATCCTCGCTTCGCCCACCTCCCCAAAGTGCTCGAGACCCCCAAAGGCGACGACCACACCGCAGCGGACCGGAGGAATCTCCAGAGGCTGCGATCGTATGCTAGATGA